The following proteins come from a genomic window of Nitrospinota bacterium:
- a CDS encoding glycosyltransferase family 39 protein has translation MDSKHSETGIVWRTRSLILVGAFTLYRLTVMGTTGLGDSESYYWTWSRHMDLSYYDHPPLVAWLIRFSTAIHGDTPFWVRFPSAIIFIGVCWLIYKTAHDIFNSRETGFWALLLFNVSPLFAFGALQMVPDIPAAFFWMLFVNLAAKAVREDKPLLWYPAGLAIGVGLLGKYMLAPLVPSALLMLGFHPNLRHHLKKPHIYLGGVLGLAAFAPVIAWNVINNFPSFKFHLVDRNVERHFGWKHCGEFLGGQGLYMSPLIWFGLLYVAYRAGKSLFAERDTRFVPIFWLGVPPLVFFYYIGLWSHTSEPHWAAFAYLTLYMAWGHYLTVRREQWKKFSYAAIGLSAALVAAAYIHVFYPILPLKPKYDIINELHGWPEVGHAVEGEFAALPGAHGKFVMAHHWVMCSQLAFATHNKPPVYCLNGSTDQFDFFPDKIPPAGADFIFVADNRFEEPPDAFYLFDRAEKTKEITINRGGQPVRQFTLYRVYGFRGEK, from the coding sequence GTGGATTCAAAACATAGTGAAACCGGCATCGTCTGGCGCACCCGCTCCCTGATCCTCGTCGGCGCATTCACCCTTTACCGGCTCACGGTGATGGGAACCACCGGCCTGGGGGACAGCGAATCGTATTACTGGACCTGGTCGCGCCACATGGACCTGAGCTACTACGACCACCCGCCGCTGGTGGCGTGGCTCATCCGGTTTTCCACCGCCATCCACGGCGATACGCCGTTTTGGGTGCGTTTCCCCTCGGCCATTATCTTCATAGGCGTCTGTTGGCTTATCTACAAAACCGCCCACGACATCTTCAACAGCCGCGAGACCGGCTTTTGGGCGCTGCTGCTGTTCAACGTGTCGCCGCTGTTCGCTTTCGGCGCGCTGCAGATGGTGCCGGATATCCCGGCCGCATTTTTCTGGATGCTCTTCGTGAACCTCGCTGCGAAGGCGGTGCGCGAGGACAAGCCGCTCCTCTGGTATCCCGCCGGCCTCGCCATCGGCGTGGGGCTGTTGGGGAAATACATGCTGGCGCCGCTCGTTCCTTCCGCATTGCTGATGCTCGGCTTCCACCCCAATCTGCGCCACCACCTGAAAAAGCCGCATATTTACCTCGGCGGCGTGCTGGGGCTTGCCGCCTTCGCGCCGGTGATAGCCTGGAACGTGATCAATAATTTCCCCTCGTTCAAGTTCCACCTTGTCGACCGCAACGTGGAACGGCATTTTGGGTGGAAACACTGCGGCGAGTTTTTGGGCGGGCAGGGGCTGTATATGTCGCCGCTCATCTGGTTCGGATTGTTGTATGTGGCGTACCGCGCCGGCAAATCGCTCTTCGCCGAACGCGATACGCGCTTCGTGCCGATCTTCTGGCTCGGCGTGCCGCCGCTCGTTTTTTTCTACTACATCGGGCTTTGGTCGCACACTTCCGAACCGCACTGGGCGGCCTTCGCCTACCTCACGCTCTACATGGCGTGGGGACACTACTTGACCGTGCGGCGCGAACAATGGAAAAAATTCAGCTATGCCGCCATCGGACTTTCCGCCGCGCTGGTCGCCGCAGCCTACATCCATGTGTTTTACCCCATCCTGCCGTTGAAGCCGAAGTACGACATCATCAACGAGCTGCACGGCTGGCCCGAAGTGGGGCATGCGGTGGAAGGGGAATTTGCGGCGCTCCCCGGCGCACACGGAAAATTCGTGATGGCCCACCACTGGGTGATGTGCTCGCAACTCGCCTTCGCCACGCACAACAAACCGCCGGTCTATTGTCTCAACGGGTCAACCGACCAGTTTGATTTCTTTCCGGATAAAATCCCCCCCGCCGGGGCCGATTTCATCTTCGTGGCGGACAACCGTTTCGAGGAGCCGCCGGACGCGTTCTACCTTTTCGATAGGGCGGAAAAAACGAAAGAGATTACCATCAATCGCGGCGGCCAGCCGGTGCGCCAATTCACGCTGTACCGCGTCTACGGCTTCCGCGGCGAAAAGTAG
- a CDS encoding Gfo/Idh/MocA family oxidoreductase → MQIEGKPRVGVIGTGRMGQFHVNVLSEMPEVRLAAVSDVSAVRGRAVADKYRVQYFADYREMLPHVDVVCVAVPTPLHHAVGMAVLGAGKHAIVEKPVSNNYEHAKELFDLAAAKGVVLHVGHIERFNGAVQELHKIAPEPLLIQCSRMGPFDPRVKDDSVVLDLMIHDIDIVLGLVNSEPERIHVIGAKVFSQMEDVVDVQVKFANGTLATFTASRVTQHKSRMMTISCKEHFVSLNFADQEIHVHRLARAATEVSRQELKYKEESTSERIFVHRDNPLRLELRHLIACAKGEADRRVSVEDELRSLKLALQILDLCRGGK, encoded by the coding sequence ATGCAGATAGAAGGAAAACCGCGTGTAGGGGTTATCGGCACCGGACGAATGGGGCAGTTCCACGTGAATGTCCTTTCCGAAATGCCGGAAGTGCGGCTTGCCGCCGTGTCGGACGTCAGCGCCGTCCGGGGCCGGGCCGTCGCCGACAAGTACCGCGTTCAATACTTTGCCGATTACCGCGAGATGCTTCCCCATGTGGACGTGGTCTGCGTGGCGGTGCCCACCCCCCTGCACCACGCGGTCGGCATGGCGGTGCTCGGCGCGGGCAAACACGCCATCGTCGAAAAACCGGTTTCCAACAATTACGAACACGCCAAAGAGCTGTTCGATCTCGCCGCCGCCAAGGGGGTGGTGCTGCATGTGGGGCACATCGAGCGCTTCAACGGCGCGGTGCAGGAACTGCACAAGATCGCCCCGGAGCCGCTGCTCATCCAGTGCAGCCGGATGGGGCCGTTCGACCCGCGGGTGAAAGACGACAGCGTGGTGCTCGACCTCATGATCCACGACATCGACATCGTGCTGGGCCTCGTCAATTCCGAGCCGGAGCGGATACACGTCATCGGCGCCAAAGTCTTTTCCCAAATGGAAGACGTGGTGGACGTGCAGGTGAAATTCGCCAACGGCACATTGGCCACCTTCACCGCCAGCCGGGTGACGCAGCACAAGTCGCGCATGATGACCATCTCCTGCAAGGAGCATTTTGTCAGCCTCAATTTCGCCGACCAGGAAATCCATGTACACCGGCTGGCCCGCGCCGCCACCGAGGTGAGCCGGCAGGAGCTTAAATACAAGGAAGAATCGACCTCCGAACGGATCTTCGTCCACCGCGACAACCCGCTCCGCCTCGAACTGCGCCACCTCATCGCCTGCGCGAAAGGGGAAGCCGACCGCAGGGTAAGCGTGGAAGACGAACTCCGCTCGCTCAAGCTGGCGCTCCAGATACTTGATCTTTGCCGCGGCGGAAAGTAA
- a CDS encoding hemerythrin family protein — MAFIPWEEKYSVGIKSIDDQHKKLFGMVNELSEAIPQGKGKEITGKILDELVKYTVSHFATEEEYFKKFAYPNTAAHKKEHDELTKQASDVLNNFNSGKAVLSMAVMVFLKDWLYNHILKTDMLYKDYLIGKGVK, encoded by the coding sequence ATGGCATTTATTCCCTGGGAAGAAAAATACAGCGTCGGAATAAAAAGCATCGATGACCAACACAAAAAGCTCTTCGGCATGGTAAACGAGTTGAGCGAAGCGATACCGCAAGGAAAAGGCAAAGAGATCACGGGGAAAATACTCGACGAGCTGGTGAAATACACCGTCTCGCATTTCGCCACCGAAGAAGAGTATTTTAAAAAATTTGCCTATCCCAACACAGCCGCGCACAAGAAGGAACACGACGAACTGACGAAGCAGGCCTCCGATGTTCTGAACAATTTTAATAGCGGAAAAGCCGTGTTATCGATGGCCGTCATGGTTTTCCTGAAAGACTGGCTGTACAACCATATCCTCAAGACGGATATGCTGTACAAGGATTATCTGATCGGTAAGGGTGTGAAGTAA
- the lpxI gene encoding UDP-2,3-diacylglucosamine diphosphatase LpxI (LpxI, functionally equivalent to LpxH, replaces it in LPS biosynthesis in a minority of bacteria.) produces MEPLGLIAGGGSLPRIVCETAHQRGRPVVAVCFQAESADALNGLATVHRCGLGQAEKVIGVFKDAGVREVVLIGKIEKTAIFENLKFDLRAVKMMGRLLQKDDRSIMTAIIAELEGEGMTVAKQTDWLPALIPQKGILGKIAPSAALAGEFERSMALCRELAGKEIGQTIIVKEGVVLAVEAVEGTDEAIRRGCGLGGKGTVMIKASRPNQDRRYDIPAVGERTVQLLAECGAAALAVEAGGVVVIDLPAVIAFCDRHNIVLAAV; encoded by the coding sequence ATGGAGCCTCTCGGCCTTATCGCCGGCGGCGGCTCGCTTCCCCGTATCGTCTGTGAAACCGCGCATCAACGCGGCCGTCCGGTTGTTGCCGTATGCTTCCAGGCGGAATCGGCCGACGCGCTCAACGGCCTCGCCACGGTGCATCGTTGCGGCCTCGGGCAGGCCGAAAAGGTGATAGGCGTTTTTAAAGACGCCGGTGTGCGCGAAGTGGTGCTCATTGGAAAAATCGAAAAGACGGCGATTTTTGAAAACCTGAAGTTCGATCTGCGCGCCGTGAAAATGATGGGGCGCCTGCTGCAAAAGGACGACCGTTCCATCATGACCGCCATCATCGCGGAACTGGAGGGGGAGGGGATGACTGTGGCCAAACAGACCGACTGGCTGCCGGCCCTCATCCCGCAAAAGGGGATTTTAGGAAAAATCGCGCCGTCCGCCGCGCTGGCCGGGGAATTTGAACGCTCCATGGCGCTTTGCCGCGAGCTGGCCGGCAAGGAGATCGGCCAGACCATCATCGTTAAAGAGGGCGTGGTGCTCGCCGTGGAAGCGGTGGAGGGAACCGACGAAGCGATCCGCCGCGGCTGCGGGCTGGGGGGAAAAGGAACGGTGATGATCAAGGCGAGCCGCCCGAATCAGGACCGCCGCTACGACATCCCCGCCGTGGGGGAACGCACCGTGCAATTGCTGGCCGAGTGCGGCGCGGCCGCGCTTGCCGTGGAGGCTGGCGGCGTGGTGGTTATCGATCTTCCCGCGGTAATTGCTTTTTGCGATAGGCACAACATCGTGCTGGCCGCCGTATAA